A stretch of Homo sapiens chromosome 12, GRCh38.p14 Primary Assembly DNA encodes these proteins:
- the RAD51AP1 gene encoding RAD51-associated protein 1 isoform X7 — protein sequence MALDDKLYQRDLEVALALSVKELPTVTTNVQNSQDKSIEKHGSSKIETMNKSPHISNCSVASDYLDLDKITVEDDVGGVQGKRKAASKAAAQQRKILLEGSDGDSANDTEPDFAPGEDSEDDSDFCESEDNDEDFSMRKSKVKEIKKKEVKVKSPVEKKEKKSKSKCNALVTSVDSAPAAVKSESQSLPKKVSLSSDTTRKPLEIRSPSAESKKPKWVPPAASGGSRSSSSPLVVVSVKSPNQSLRLGLSRLARVKPLHPNATST from the exons ATGGCTTTAGATGACAAGCTCTACCAGAGAGACTTAGAAGTTGCACTAGCTTTATCAGTGAAGGAACTTCCAACAGTCACCACTAATGTGCAGAACTCTCAAGATAAAA GCATTGAAAAACATGGCAGtagtaaaatagaaacaatgaatAAGTCTCCTCATATCTCTAATTGCAGTGTAGCCAGTGATTATTTAG ATTTGGATAAGATTACTGTGGAAGATGATGTTGGTGGTgttcaagggaaaagaaaagcagcaTCTAAAGCTGCAGCACAGCAGAGGAAGATTCTTCTGGAAGGCAGTGATGGTGATAGTGCTAATGACACTGAACCAGACTTTGCACCTG GTGAAGATTCTGAGGATGATTCTGATTTTTGTGAGAGTGAGGATAATGACGAAGACTTCTCTATGAGAAAAAGTaaagttaaagaaattaaaaagaaagaagtgaaggtAAAATCCCcagtagaaaagaaagagaagaaatctaAATCCAAATGTAATGCTTTGG tgACTTCGGTGGACTCTGCTCCAGCTGCCGTCAAATCAGAATCTCAGTCCTTGCCAAAAAAGGTTTCTCTGTCTTCAGATACCACTAGGAAACCATTAGAAATACGCAGTCCTTCAGCTGAAAGCAAGAAACCTAAATGGGTCCCACCAG CGGCATCTGGAGGTAGCAGAAGTAGCAGCAGCCCACTGGTGGTAGTGTCTGTGAAGTCTCCCAATCAGAGTCTCCGCCTTGGCTTGTCCAGATTAGCACGAGTTAAACCTTTGCATCCAAATGCCACTAGCACCTGA
- the RAD51AP1 gene encoding RAD51-associated protein 1 isoform X6, translating to MALDDKLYQRDLEVALALSVKELPTVTTNVQNSQDKSIEKHGSSKIETMNKSPHISNCSVASDYLDLDKITVEDDVGGVQGKRKAASKAAAQQRKILLEGSDGDSANDTEPDFAPGEDSEDDSDFCESEDNDEDFSMRKSKVKEIKKKEVKVKSPVEKKEKKSKSKCNALVTSVDSAPAAVKSESQSLPKKVSLSSDTTRKPLEIRSPSAESKKPKWVPPGMAYLSSRTGAWKIITAASGGSRSSSSPLVVVSVKSPNQSLRLGLSRLARVKPLHPNATST from the exons ATGGCTTTAGATGACAAGCTCTACCAGAGAGACTTAGAAGTTGCACTAGCTTTATCAGTGAAGGAACTTCCAACAGTCACCACTAATGTGCAGAACTCTCAAGATAAAA GCATTGAAAAACATGGCAGtagtaaaatagaaacaatgaatAAGTCTCCTCATATCTCTAATTGCAGTGTAGCCAGTGATTATTTAG ATTTGGATAAGATTACTGTGGAAGATGATGTTGGTGGTgttcaagggaaaagaaaagcagcaTCTAAAGCTGCAGCACAGCAGAGGAAGATTCTTCTGGAAGGCAGTGATGGTGATAGTGCTAATGACACTGAACCAGACTTTGCACCTG GTGAAGATTCTGAGGATGATTCTGATTTTTGTGAGAGTGAGGATAATGACGAAGACTTCTCTATGAGAAAAAGTaaagttaaagaaattaaaaagaaagaagtgaaggtAAAATCCCcagtagaaaagaaagagaagaaatctaAATCCAAATGTAATGCTTTGG tgACTTCGGTGGACTCTGCTCCAGCTGCCGTCAAATCAGAATCTCAGTCCTTGCCAAAAAAGGTTTCTCTGTCTTCAGATACCACTAGGAAACCATTAGAAATACGCAGTCCTTCAGCTGAAAGCAAGAAACCTAAATGGGTCCCACCAGGTATGGCATATTTATCATCAAGGACAGGAGCTTGGAAAATTATCACTG CGGCATCTGGAGGTAGCAGAAGTAGCAGCAGCCCACTGGTGGTAGTGTCTGTGAAGTCTCCCAATCAGAGTCTCCGCCTTGGCTTGTCCAGATTAGCACGAGTTAAACCTTTGCATCCAAATGCCACTAGCACCTGA
- the RAD51AP1 gene encoding RAD51-associated protein 1 isoform X10, with protein sequence MNKSPHISNCSVASDYLDLDKITVEDDVGGVQGKRKAASKAAAQQRKILLEGSDGDSANDTEPDFAPGEDSEDDSDFCESEDNDEDFSMRKSKVKEIKKKEVKVKSPVEKKEKKSKSKCNALVTSVDSAPAAVKSESQSLPKKVSLSSDTTRKPLEIRSPSAESKKPKWVPPGMAYLSSRTGAWKIITAASGGSRSSSSPLVVVSVKSPNQSLRLGLSRLARVKPLHPNATST encoded by the exons atgaatAAGTCTCCTCATATCTCTAATTGCAGTGTAGCCAGTGATTATTTAG ATTTGGATAAGATTACTGTGGAAGATGATGTTGGTGGTgttcaagggaaaagaaaagcagcaTCTAAAGCTGCAGCACAGCAGAGGAAGATTCTTCTGGAAGGCAGTGATGGTGATAGTGCTAATGACACTGAACCAGACTTTGCACCTG GTGAAGATTCTGAGGATGATTCTGATTTTTGTGAGAGTGAGGATAATGACGAAGACTTCTCTATGAGAAAAAGTaaagttaaagaaattaaaaagaaagaagtgaaggtAAAATCCCcagtagaaaagaaagagaagaaatctaAATCCAAATGTAATGCTTTGG tgACTTCGGTGGACTCTGCTCCAGCTGCCGTCAAATCAGAATCTCAGTCCTTGCCAAAAAAGGTTTCTCTGTCTTCAGATACCACTAGGAAACCATTAGAAATACGCAGTCCTTCAGCTGAAAGCAAGAAACCTAAATGGGTCCCACCAGGTATGGCATATTTATCATCAAGGACAGGAGCTTGGAAAATTATCACTG CGGCATCTGGAGGTAGCAGAAGTAGCAGCAGCCCACTGGTGGTAGTGTCTGTGAAGTCTCCCAATCAGAGTCTCCGCCTTGGCTTGTCCAGATTAGCACGAGTTAAACCTTTGCATCCAAATGCCACTAGCACCTGA